The DNA region TGAGGAGAGATGAAGTTGACATAGCCATAACAGAGAGATCTCCCGGTAGAAGAATCCCTACAAACATGAACAGAGGCCAAGCTCTTGAACTCAGAGAAAGTTTCGATCAGATTAGCGTCAGAGACGTCAGGGTGCAAGTCCCCAACGTACAATGAGACCGGCGAAGCCGTCACCGTTGCAGCCGATGGAACCGCCATTGATATTAATTGGTAATCCCCAGTACTAAAAACCGAAAATATTCACTTTATTCCTCTTTTCTGTTATTTAGAGAGTGATTAATGACAGAGTTTTGGGGGTTTTTTTTTCAGAAGAAAATAAGAAGAGTTTTTTGCATGGACGCAAGCAAACGAGAGGATTTTGGGACGTTAACTATAAGGAAATGCAACGCACCCTTTGGGTTAATGCACGCGCTCTTTGGGAGAGTTTTAACGCTTCcttcatactttttttttaaatgtatttttattaatttaataataaataagataaaaaactaatttaaaaaaaagtaaaaaataccttttattataaaaataatctagaaaagattttttattatttttttaattatctgCTAACGGGTGTGCAAATTTTTAGGTGTaatatttttttccatattttatataattaagtgaaaattattgatttggcaTGTAATAAATACAaggccaaaataaaaatataaaaggtataaaaaatttatctaaattCTAAAAGACTGCTTCAAGCTTCAAACAAACTACTTTTTTTACTGTAGCTCTCAACGATTTATGGCCTCAATTCCCCAAACACCACGCCCCTTTCTGCGTATAGTTGttctattttatcttttttatatttttgtaatataatttttctattttaatataattttgtattttttaatttagtttcttatggaaaaaattaggattatttttgttaaaaaattatattaacatagTGAAAAGAACAAAGTAGAGATAGTTGATAGttgtattaattaaattgatCGTGGgagattggttttttttttttaagtttttaaaatgttGTCTTCGAAAACGTTGATCTAATCTctcaataataaaaattattatttccttGGAGTGGTATCATATACCCCAACAATTGACCTATATTCAATAGCTTAGGAGTTTGAATCCTATCAAGTGCGAGATGTTCACGTCGCCTCTTAGTGAAAAATCATACATTCACGTACAATTAAGGCATCCTCCTCCATGAACTGTACACTACTCTCTGGGAATGAGGGGATAAAACCTTTTTTGGGGACAATGACAACACTTTAAAGATTTCTCCTAAAGGAGTTGATCCTTCcgcaataaaaatattaattaaattgtataaaaaataattaaattaaacatcgGTTTGTTTGATagacaattaaaaaaattaaaccattgaaaatattagatttaattttttacacATTTAATAATCTAAAATAGAGCaatttaatagaattttttataaaaaatgtgaaaaataataaatatataaaatttatttatcactttatagataatatttttaatcaatttaatttaattttatattttttaatattatattattttataaaaattttctgTTTAAATTTTGATTCTTATTTAGAATAAagtaaatgtttaaaaattaagtataaaatataaaatatattttataatttaaaatatatttatcaaacaatctaattatattcaataattattttgaagTAATATATCAtacacttttataatttaaattcactACTTAacttttcaatatttaatttttttcaatatttattttttcagtttatcaaacaacttatttaatgaaattatttaaaattttaattaaataataaaacaatcacttacattttattatttaaaaatttagtttttttttaaaattacttatttattGTTAACTAAGTGACTAATATCTATGATCTCTATCCATTATCCATAATCTATTAcgagtttttaattttactaaaattgattaatttatttgataaaaaactCATCATGTTTATAAACAagaattctaattttttaaaatacttttattaaatgaaatttgtaataataaaTAAGTCAAActttatagttattttattatgtttcattaaccaaaaaattatataataagtaattttatatttcatatataaaattttataatatttcattttaaaatataatataatatactatatttatattaaattatattttctataaataatTATCATCAATTtattaattgttaaaaaaataaaatagaataaaaggaaaaaaagttgGCTTAAAAGGAAACAAATTTCCTGTAGTGAGAATGAGGAAAGAAAATGGGGTTCTTATGGTAATAAAAGATATGGACTAATTCCTTAAGTAAGGCCtctctgtttttttcttttttcatttggTCTTCTAATTTCACAATGTTTGCAAAGTCTGCACTTAGTTATTTCCAATTTCTAACATACACATtttaattgcatgtttatattaagccttaaaacatattttatatttttgaatttataaaataaaattatttccttattcaaatTCTTAACGTTTTTAACATAAAACTTATACTACCATTATgctttgatattttataaattattatttaatttaaatatatcatatttatttgttaaaattttggtACAAAATttgattattcaaatttaaatatattaatttttcgttaaaaattgaatatttaatcaaaattacatcaatatttaaaaaattgaaaaaaaaacacttagAATTATTCAAGTTAAAACAGTAAAATAACTAGCCCAAGTTGTTTTCTGAGTAGGAATTTTACTCGTGAATTGGTAGGGGTCaacaaaattcgattcgattaaaaaaataaaaaaaattcaagttaattgagttaattgagtcaactcgaatatttttttgaattttaagttcaaatcgagttaaattttcgttttcaaataactcgaacatagaaattaaatcaaaattgaaacttAATGCATACAAATGCATCAAACTaaagtttatgtataatattacaaattatagcaaaattcatgtataatttagatatttatctcgaaaaataattgtattttgattatttagatttaatacgaatttattcattaaaaaagCAATTAATAGAGCCACGTGGATGAAGATGAATGGGGGTTGGGTTGCTTAGTGTCTAAGCAAAAGAGGTAAGATGAGGAAAGGGGTAACGATGGGATCAGGAAACTTTCATagtaagtttaatattattaacgGGGAAAAAAGAGTATATGGAATGGAGAGATGAAAATGGGAGTTTTGTCAAACAGAATTTGCAGAGAAGACTTGAAGCCTGGCGATCACATTTACTCCTGGAGATACGCCTACATCTATGCGCATCACGGTtccatttcttcttttttcccactcttcatttattttttcatcgatcaatgatttgatgaatttttcaatgtTAATGAAATCAGGGATATACATAGGCGAGGGAAAGGTGATCCATTTCACCCAATCACAAGGTGGTCGAGAGATCGGCACCGGAACCGTCTTAGATCGTGTAATTTTCAGTTCATTATCTTCAGAGGCTTCTAATTGCGCCGCATGCGGCGATCAATCGGGTCGCTGCAGCGTCATTTCTTCCTGCTTAGATTGCTTCCTAGCCGACGGTGAGTTATACCTATTCCAATACGCCGTTTCACCGGCTTTGTTTCTGGCGAAACCCAGGGGAGGGACCTGCACCATTGCCGCTTCAGATCCCACATCCGAAGTTCTTGATCGTGCTTCCTTCCTACTCCATAACGGTTTTGGCGTCTACCATCTATTCAAAAACAATTGTGAAGACTTCGCGATTTATTGTAAAACCGGGTTGCTGGTAATCACAAGGATCAGCGTTGGTCGGAGTGGGCAAGCGACGTCATTATTGGCGGGTGCTAGCGCCATTGTTTCTTCACCGTTGAGATATTTAACGACTAGCTTTAGTGGCCTGGCTGCTGTTGGTTACGGGATGTATTGTTTTAGCCGCTTGGTTTCCGACATCGGAGTTCGTCGTGATGTGGAAAAAGTTGCGGTTGAAATGCTTGTTTCCGCTTCTGCAGGGTGCCAGGAAACTTGATGATCTTCACACtgaattcaatttctttgtaattTGAACTCATAATTGCAGAATATTGGATTCAAATATATGCTTGCCTCTATTTATAAAAACTACGTATATGGCATGTTTGGTATTCTTGACTTCACTTCATGGCCTAGCATTATGTTAAATAatgccttaatttttaaaattatggtCAGGTATTTCTATGTTAAAAATTGTGATTTCTTTCTCCCAACAATTCAAATCTCAAATTCTATAATATCACTTATGGGTATCAAAaccatcaaatataaatttttacgataaaataataataaattaaaatataataaaatagtagAGTCGAATCTACAGAGGTTAATTGTCTAATTTTACCTTTTTTCGTGACCAGAATTATTGTCGCAATAACAGCCGTGCCAACGACTAGTGCCTTGCAATATTGGAAAATAAAGAAGGTGGCTTTtaattgattaagataataaaataaaaaatacaaaaaatgaaataaaaacatattcgaaaatagaaaagtaaatttaagaaaataaaataaatggataaataaaatattttttaagcttaGCCTTATACTCCAATCTTAAATCGAAACTTAAAATAGATTTTCTTTTCCAATTGATAAGCTGATTATAGCAATTGAGGATCCCTCAAATCGTCAACTCTTCCTCTAGTAGTCAATCTCGGTATCACATGCAAATCGACCCTTATCAAATTTTCAACCACGTGGCACGTACTCGTAATTTAAGACTTCGACAGCCTTGCGATCTGAAAAACCCAACTCATCTTACGATTACTTTGTCGAAGTGATAATCGGGCTAAGACTAAAAAGAATTtagttaatcataaaaaaaatagttttgtgGAAGATGGAAAGGGAAATGGCCTTTagaattaaaccaaaaaaatgaaagttcaagaaaagaaaaatgaaacagCAGTATAGAAAAGTGACACAGGATgggaaagaaaaataaggaattttatTGAATGTGAAAAGCAAAAGTGTGTGTTTAATTAGCTGAAACCACTACgtatttatacataattttagtgctaaaatttagttagatatttttttaaatattatcactaaataatttaaaatttaaaaatcatatttaaactaaagattaaatttaaattaattacagagttataacaatataaaaaataattcaatctTTATCTAGCCACTTTTAGAAAAAAATCTTTaacccttcaatctttatccaatcATCTTTGAATTTTAACCTTTCAATCAGgctattatatttgctttttgtttcaatttaaccCATTTTTGTAAGAGTTCGAATTCAGCACACCAACTTCATTCCTATAAGAAAATTCGAAATTAAATAGCATTTTATCtgataattagccaaaaataaaaataaaactttattttgcTATTACGttccccctacttagccgatgcttgtcctcaagcatgataTCTACCAAAAACAATTCGTCAAtccttttcaaaatcaaaacccCCTTTCCTAGTCAAGCATACTGCAAACAATtaggtgaataaaaaataaacaactgctaaactcaatcaataagcattttataaaatCTCGAATAGTATGTCAAATTGAACTATTTCACTAAATTTAAGCTTAATCAAACATGCGAAACAATCATACCcaatatatacttttatttatatttatatatattattatttttttgtttaatttttatttttatttttattttttcaaacgTAGTCAAGTCTTTTGATGCAAAATGAGATGATAACCAAGTATCTCACCCTGGTTACTCAACCCGACAcgttctctttatttatttttaatgaatttgggaCATAATCAAACCTTTTGACgtgaaatgagatgacaacccaagcacctcatccCGGTTACTCAATTTCACATGTCCCTAAACGATTTATTTCTCCTTTCTCAAGGCAGCTTAGTTAGCGAAGTGTTACAAGCTTGGGCTCATCACCACaccttttgacgcgaaatgagatgacaacctAAGCACCTCATCCCGGTTACTCAACTTGGTCACATTTTTGAATCTTCACTCTTAACCAAGCTATTAGCAAATTTATTTAAAACGAGTACTTTCATTAGGCaagtttaaaaaaatcaacaattttcatgaaatattgaCTAAGACATAACATTTTCAATTCTACAAGCAAGCAATAGTTATTCATGATTCACTCacttatttaaataaactaaacataAGAATTAGAGTTTTATTTTTGAAACGAATTAAGAAATTATTCTTAGCAAAACACATGTAAAGAATAATGTATGGCATGATCCTATGAACCCTCTATTTAGCCCATATTGTCTTCAATGtgcaaattaaaataataataaatagaaggGTTAAGTGTACTCCATGTGTATATTCAATAGGTCGGAGGACGGTGGAAGGGATCACTTTGTAGCATGTTGAGGATGCTTGAGATGCTGGCTTCCATTGTTTCAAGGCCAGCTTCAATGCGATGAAGTCGTTCATCTACAGTAGAAGGTGTTTGCTCCTCTTGTTTTCTAGTAGCCAGATCGTGTCTTCGTCGAAAGACTTTATTGCTTCGAGCGGTTCATGTACTTGAAATATAATGCGAAAAAATGtattaaacaatatttttataacattccTAACTCGTATttattgccggaatagggttacagagtattactggaGTTTATAGAGTAATTACACATAATTCttgtcatttattattcatagtCGAAAACTAATTATATCTTCCCTTGAATGGGCCCTCGAAACCCAATTTAAGGattagaaacaagtcaagactaaatcgaacattcagagaattttttgcaaaattctaaattttttcctTAGTGTAGGGCACAAACGCCCGTGTGGTcaaaggacacgcccgtgtgaccctttTGACATGCCTGTGCTTCATGCCGTGTCTTACCTTGTGTGACTCTCTGACTTAGGttacacggccagccacacgcccgtgtgctaagccgtgtcgTCAATTTATTTTTTCGAAAATTAGGTACAGGTTTTACACGGCCAAGTTATACGCCCATGTGTTAGACCGTGTACCTCACATgacaagacacacgcccatgtctctgcccgtatgctcaattctgagcattatgtttctcaattttaagatgcaggagaCACATGGTCAGACTACACGCTCatgtacatggccgtgtgtcacacacggctaagacacatgcccctGTCTCTACCTgtatggacgaaaataggccattttaaggtcacttttctcaccctttttattATCAATCTGCACACAATACTTTCATATACCAATATAATCCAACCAAGTAACCAATACAagccaaaaatcatgttttaaactTATTAAGTCATCACAAAACTTATTTGCATAAACTTAccataataatttcattcattaattactaaaaactaccattaaacacatgcatacaaacttatatatatatcattcacaaccatattttaagtttaattctTTTCTAAACtaatcctatacatgtcatataaaccatATGTTGTATTACAAACTCTATCGGAGAAATCTGGATAGTGTGgtttgatgtgttgatccgatcctccaaACTCACGTCAATATAGAAAGAACATTTAACACACaagagtaagcttatagaagcttagtaagttcataggctttAAAAATAAATCTTACTGAACAAactataataaaacattaaacaaGGCATTTCACTAAGATTGCCTGCCAATCACAACTTCAATTAATAAATTCACTTAATTGAGCTCAATATTAAAAACTTCTTATTTTCTTCCAGAATAAGTCCATATGACACTTACCAATActtatcaaattagtgaacgtcttacgaatttgagtacatcgttttcttaatgtcatagtccaactatggtcttacacgtatatTGCCAtggccttgccatggtcttacactcgtagtgccataacccagttatgttCTTATCATCAggatgtcatagcccagctatggtcttactcttAGACatatattgccatggtccaactatggtcttacattcacgatgccataacctagttatggtcttttcactaaaatgccatagcccagttatggtcttacatttaacactttgccatggtccaaccatggtcttgttcgTCAATTTATCTTGTAAGATGGAATGATCGTACTCAATCCtgtgttccacttaatttgaacATTCAATTTGATCTTCATATATTATTacaataatcatatttcaataaaaaaatgtgaaattatacattatattatttctatattaacaattaatcataaaaaatcaaccatatgaacttacctgggtaaTTTGTAGTAGTAGAAATTCTGGAactattatgttaattaatttctCTTTTCCACGTTTATCTtcgggttcttgatctataatgtaaaattattcattcattagtatctaattcaattctaattcacttcacaattaatacccttcaaattttaaaattacacgTTTACCCCAAAtgttacagtttttacaatttagtccttgttcaATTAACTCATCAATTGAGCtactttttctcaattaacactttatctaatCATTTTAAGCTACCCCAAAGCCTCTGATATTCAGAATTTCAGcaccaaaccctaattcttaacttttttacaattaggtcctaaaaccaatttctatcaaaatcacttaataaaatcatcatataataaaattgagCTTCAAATCcgtgttaat from Gossypium hirsutum isolate 1008001.06 chromosome A04, Gossypium_hirsutum_v2.1, whole genome shotgun sequence includes:
- the LOC107931525 gene encoding protein LEAD-SENSITIVE 1 — translated: MKMGVLSNRICREDLKPGDHIYSWRYAYIYAHHGIYIGEGKVIHFTQSQGGREIGTGTVLDRVIFSSLSSEASNCAACGDQSGRCSVISSCLDCFLADGELYLFQYAVSPALFLAKPRGGTCTIAASDPTSEVLDRASFLLHNGFGVYHLFKNNCEDFAIYCKTGLLVITRISVGRSGQATSLLAGASAIVSSPLRYLTTSFSGLAAVGYGMYCFSRLVSDIGVRRDVEKVAVEMLVSASAGCQET